The window TTGAGGTTGGgaaatttggacttgaagaagAGGTTGAGAGGCTGAAAAGGGACAAGAACGTGCTTATGCAAGAGCTGGTTAAGCTCAGACAACAGCAGCAAACTACTGACAATCAGTTGCAAGGGATGGTGCAGCGCCTTCAGGGTATGGAACAACGACAACAACAGATGATGTCATTTCTGGCAAAAGCTGTTAACAGCCCTGGATTCTTGGCACAGTTTGTACAGCAGCAAAATGAGAGTAATAGGCGCATAGCTGAAGGCAGCAAGAAACGGAGGATTAAGCAAGATATTGAATCACAGGATCATTCGGTTACCCCTGCGGATGGACAGATTGTGAAGTACCAACCTGTGATGAATGAGTCAGCAAAGGCAATGCTTAGGGAGCTTTCAAAACTGGACTCTTCTCCTAGATTAGAGAACTTCAGCAACAGTCCTGAAAGTTTCCTGATTGGTGATGGTTCACCCCAATCTAATGCATCTTCTACTCGTGTTTCAGGAGTCACTCTTCAGGAAGTCCCACCAACTTCTGGCCAGCCTTTGCTGAGTACAGCTTCAGCAATTGCCGGTCAAAGTTCATCTTCTGAAATTACCAATAACCAGTTGTCAGAGATAAGCTCATTGGTAGGAGCTCACGATTTGCCTCCTGTTTCGCTTTCTGCGTCAGATATGATTATGCCTGAGTTATCACAGTTACAAGAAATTTTGCCCGGAAACAATATGGATATTATCAGATCTGAGATGGAGAATGATTCTTTCATGGATTCTTCAGTTGGAGTAGACGAAAAAATGCCATTAGATATCGGTAGTTTCTCTCCTGATCCTCAAATTGAATGGCAGACTGGTTTGCT is drawn from Nicotiana tomentosiformis chromosome 12, ASM39032v3, whole genome shotgun sequence and contains these coding sequences:
- the LOC104111843 gene encoding LOW QUALITY PROTEIN: heat shock factor protein HSF8 (The sequence of the model RefSeq protein was modified relative to this genomic sequence to represent the inferred CDS: inserted 1 base in 1 codon), yielding MTSNSSAAADGGGGGAPPSQPAPAPMPSANAPPPFLVKTYDMVDDPSTDKIVSWGPANNSFVVWDPPEFARDLLPKYFKHNNFSSFVRQLNTYGFRKVDPDRWEFANEGFLRGQKHLLRSISRRKPAHGHAQQQQQPHGQSASVGACVEVGKFGLEEEVERLKRDKNVLMQELVKLRQQQQTTDNQLQGMVQRLQGMEQRQQQMMSFLAKAVNSPGFLAQFVQQQNESNRRIAEGSKKRRIKQDIESQDHSVTPADGQIVKYQPVMNESAKAMLRELSKLDSSPRLENFSNSPESFLIGDGSPQSNASSTRVSGVTLQEVPPTSGQPLLSTASAIAGQSSSSEITNNQLSEISSLVGAHDLPPVSLSASDMIMPELSQLQEILPGNNMDIIRSEMENDSFMDSSVGVDEKMPLDIGSFSPDPQIEWQTGLLDDIGELPSVGDPFWEKFLQSPSPGETEEMDLAAMDDISNETKPQENGWDKTQHMDHLTEQMGXTNIKQSKSMIWLSK